Proteins from one Sulfuriferula thiophila genomic window:
- a CDS encoding PilT/PilU family type 4a pilus ATPase, giving the protein MDALNTVHDLLRLMLSKRASDLFLTAGFPPAIKVDGKIAPVSNQTLTPSHTRELARSIMNDKQWKDFEEHREANFAISPPEIGRFRVNAFVQQGRIGLVLRTITTLIPKLEHLNLPPVLRDVAMVKRGLVIFVGGTGSGKSTSLAAMIGHRNENSQDHIITIEDPVEYVHEHKKCIITQREVGVDTENWFAALKNTLRQAPDVILIGEVRDRETMEYAIAFAETGHLCLTTLHANSANQALDRIINFFPEDRRQQLLMDLSLNLKAFISQRLIARKGTTGRIAAIEVLLNSPLISDLIFKGQVHEIKEIMAKSRELGMQTFDQSLFDLYEAGLITYEDAMRNADSLNDLRLKIKLQGQESKDRDVMSGIDNLNII; this is encoded by the coding sequence ATGGACGCACTGAATACTGTACATGACCTGCTGCGCCTGATGCTGAGCAAACGCGCCTCCGATCTGTTCCTTACCGCTGGCTTCCCGCCGGCAATCAAGGTGGATGGCAAAATCGCCCCCGTTTCCAATCAGACCCTGACGCCTTCGCATACCCGCGAACTGGCGCGCAGCATCATGAATGACAAACAATGGAAGGATTTTGAAGAGCATCGCGAAGCCAACTTCGCCATTTCGCCACCCGAAATCGGCCGTTTCCGAGTGAATGCTTTTGTGCAGCAGGGCCGTATCGGTTTGGTATTACGTACCATCACCACCCTCATCCCTAAACTGGAACATCTCAATCTGCCGCCGGTGCTGCGCGACGTCGCCATGGTCAAGCGCGGCCTGGTGATCTTTGTCGGCGGTACTGGTTCAGGCAAATCCACTTCGCTGGCGGCCATGATCGGTCATCGCAATGAGAATTCACAAGATCACATTATCACCATCGAGGATCCGGTGGAGTATGTACATGAACACAAAAAATGCATCATCACCCAGCGCGAAGTCGGTGTCGATACCGAAAACTGGTTCGCCGCGCTGAAGAACACCTTGCGCCAGGCACCCGATGTCATCCTCATCGGTGAGGTACGCGACCGCGAAACCATGGAATACGCCATCGCTTTTGCCGAAACAGGCCACCTGTGCCTGACCACGCTGCACGCCAACTCGGCTAACCAGGCGCTGGATCGCATCATCAACTTCTTCCCGGAAGACCGCCGCCAGCAACTACTGATGGACTTGTCGCTGAACCTCAAAGCCTTCATCTCGCAACGTCTGATCGCCCGCAAAGGCACTACCGGCCGAATTGCAGCGATCGAAGTGCTGCTCAACTCACCCTTGATTTCTGATCTGATTTTTAAAGGACAGGTGCATGAAATCAAGGAAATCATGGCCAAATCACGTGAACTTGGCATGCAGACATTTGACCAGTCTTTATTCGATTTATATGAAGCAGGCCTGATCACCTACGAGGATGCCATGCGTAATGCGGATTCGCTTAACGATCTGCGGCTGAAAATCAAACTGCAGGGACAGGAATCGAAAGACCGCGACGTCATGTCCGGAATCGACAACCTCAACATCATTTAA
- a CDS encoding THUMP domain-containing class I SAM-dependent RNA methyltransferase, with protein MTKKMEQFFATCPRGLEGLLGDELRALGAQAIAPTYGGVAFSGEFDLCYRVNLHSRLASRVLWRVGGGEYRDEEDVYQGALSFDWPSMFSVDRTIVVKMTAQKSPLKSLEFTTLRIKDAICDRFRDATGKRPDVDIREPDVRIHAFLTATECTLYLDTSGASLFKRGLRKQAGAAPLNENLAAGMIKLSGWQPGTPFFDPMCGSGTILMEAALLALNIAPGSHRDFGFEKLTRFDPKVWLPIKQAALDAQLPPTPQPIYGRDMFGDSLRDARVNLEAAGLENVIELKQGNVLEVPAPAESGIIVTNPPYGIRIGEQAELAEFYPKLGDWLKRKCAGWNAYVLSADMNLPKLIRLNATKRTPLFNGALECRLFEYKIVAGSARK; from the coding sequence ATGACAAAAAAAATGGAACAATTCTTTGCTACTTGCCCGCGTGGTCTGGAGGGTTTGCTGGGCGATGAATTACGCGCGCTGGGTGCTCAGGCTATTGCACCTACCTATGGCGGGGTAGCGTTCTCCGGCGAGTTCGATTTGTGTTATCGCGTGAATCTGCATTCGCGCCTGGCAAGCCGGGTGCTGTGGCGGGTAGGTGGTGGCGAGTATCGTGATGAAGAAGATGTTTATCAGGGGGCATTGTCGTTTGACTGGCCGTCGATGTTCAGCGTTGACCGTACTATTGTAGTGAAAATGACGGCGCAGAAGTCTCCGTTAAAAAGCCTGGAATTTACCACCTTGCGGATCAAGGATGCGATCTGCGACCGCTTCCGTGATGCGACAGGCAAGCGTCCAGATGTGGATATCCGCGAGCCGGATGTGCGTATTCATGCTTTCCTCACGGCGACGGAATGCACGCTGTATCTCGATACGTCCGGTGCGTCTCTGTTCAAGCGTGGTCTGCGCAAGCAGGCAGGTGCAGCGCCACTGAATGAGAATCTGGCGGCGGGCATGATCAAGCTGTCCGGCTGGCAGCCCGGTACGCCATTTTTTGACCCGATGTGCGGTAGCGGTACGATATTGATGGAGGCAGCGTTGCTGGCTTTGAACATTGCGCCAGGCAGTCACCGGGATTTTGGTTTCGAGAAACTAACCCGTTTTGATCCTAAAGTATGGCTTCCGATTAAACAGGCGGCGCTCGATGCGCAATTGCCGCCAACCCCGCAACCGATTTATGGCCGGGATATGTTCGGCGACTCCTTGCGCGATGCGCGAGTGAATCTGGAGGCTGCTGGGCTGGAAAATGTGATCGAACTGAAACAGGGTAATGTGCTGGAAGTGCCGGCACCGGCTGAATCTGGCATCATCGTTACCAATCCGCCGTATGGCATCCGCATTGGCGAACAGGCTGAACTGGCCGAGTTTTATCCCAAGCTTGGCGACTGGCTGAAACGTAAATGCGCGGGATGGAATGCGTATGTGCTGTCTGCAGACATGAATCTGCCCAAGCTGATACGGCTGAATGCGACCAAGCGTACACCGCTGTTTAACGGTGCGCTGGAATGTCGTTTGTTCGAGTATAAAATTGTTGCCGGTTCGGCCCGCAAGTAA
- a CDS encoding CopD family protein, whose translation MLWIKALHIIFVASWFAGLFYLPRLFVNHAMVSDAATIAQFKLMERKLYRFMTPLGVLALLFGSWLWLGYGYTGVWLHIKLALVGVLVAYHLYCGHLVKVFATDANVRSHVFYRWFNEVPVLILFAVVLLVVLKPEFA comes from the coding sequence TTGTTGTGGATTAAGGCGTTGCATATCATCTTTGTGGCTAGCTGGTTCGCCGGTTTGTTCTATCTGCCGCGGTTGTTCGTTAACCATGCGATGGTCAGCGATGCCGCAACCATTGCCCAGTTCAAGTTGATGGAACGTAAATTGTATCGGTTTATGACGCCGTTAGGGGTGTTGGCATTGTTATTTGGTAGCTGGTTGTGGCTAGGTTACGGTTATACAGGTGTTTGGTTACATATTAAATTGGCTTTGGTGGGCGTGCTTGTTGCGTATCATCTGTATTGCGGTCACCTGGTGAAGGTGTTTGCTACAGACGCCAATGTGCGTAGCCATGTATTTTATCGCTGGTTTAATGAAGTGCCAGTGCTGATTTTATTTGCAGTTGTTTTATTAGTGGTATTGAAACCGGAGTTTGCATGA
- a CDS encoding peroxiredoxin family protein has translation MLKQFASHPWVKKLTPSPFTLILMALIVYFWFRPPAWVSDEHRPIANVSANMTDGRTIPLASLRGKVVLVSFWATWCPYCRHEMPDMQTFYRDWHDKGFEILALSIEDDPALVAQFIRKEGYTFPAGLADATVQQAFGDIKKVPMSFIIDKKGIIRHEISGQVHYARLEDLVTPLLKE, from the coding sequence ATGCTTAAACAATTTGCCAGTCACCCGTGGGTCAAGAAACTGACACCCAGCCCATTCACCCTGATTTTAATGGCACTGATCGTGTATTTCTGGTTCCGCCCACCCGCGTGGGTGTCCGATGAACATCGCCCGATCGCCAACGTTAGCGCAAACATGACCGATGGGCGGACCATCCCGCTCGCATCATTACGCGGCAAAGTGGTACTGGTCAGCTTCTGGGCGACCTGGTGTCCGTATTGCCGTCACGAAATGCCTGACATGCAAACATTCTACCGCGACTGGCATGATAAAGGCTTTGAAATTTTGGCGCTGTCCATTGAAGACGACCCTGCACTGGTTGCCCAGTTTATCAGGAAGGAAGGCTATACCTTCCCGGCGGGGCTAGCTGATGCCACTGTGCAACAGGCATTTGGCGACATCAAGAAAGTGCCGATGTCATTCATAATTGATAAAAAAGGAATCATCCGCCACGAAATCAGCGGTCAGGTGCATTATGCGCGACTGGAAGATTTAGTCACACCACTACTCAAGGAATAG
- a CDS encoding DinB family protein yields MSTNAPYAWKSYFVVQADYQQWANDRLFAALGRMDSAMLMSTQDLFFDSIHHTVDHMLLVNQLWFARLRGETFVADFAKITYSDWNELIEVTQAQARELQLWLEECDDAFFERQLAYFTTKGEPQQMWVRDVLTHMMTHQAHHRGQISAVITRLGYRSLEMDYVYYKRDIDAYRSELAAIP; encoded by the coding sequence ATGAGTACCAATGCGCCGTATGCGTGGAAAAGTTATTTCGTCGTCCAGGCTGATTATCAGCAATGGGCGAATGACAGGCTGTTCGCCGCTCTGGGGCGCATGGATTCTGCCATGCTGATGAGTACGCAAGATCTGTTTTTTGACAGCATCCACCATACTGTAGATCATATGCTGCTGGTCAATCAGCTCTGGTTTGCGCGTTTACGCGGAGAGACATTTGTTGCTGATTTTGCCAAAATCACCTATTCCGACTGGAATGAACTGATCGAAGTCACGCAGGCTCAGGCGCGAGAGTTGCAGCTGTGGCTGGAGGAGTGTGATGATGCGTTTTTTGAGCGGCAGCTGGCTTACTTTACGACTAAGGGTGAGCCACAACAAATGTGGGTGCGGGATGTACTCACCCACATGATGACGCATCAGGCGCATCATCGCGGGCAGATTTCGGCAGTCATTACTCGTCTGGGCTATCGCAGTCTGGAAATGGATTATGTGTATTACAAACGGGATATCGACGCTTATCGTAGCGAACTGGCTGCTATTCCTTGA
- a CDS encoding peroxiredoxin family protein — MGNKQYHKLFLFAVLGIVLAVLLYLGLTQKPVVPALAMTDLSGKPVVLEQLRGKTVLVNFWATSCPGCVKEMPQLADTYKQYHAKGFEVVAVSMSYDAPEHVRQFVAERGLPFPVVMDSQGDIARAFGEVKLTPTSFLIDNEGHIIEQTIGDLDFVKLRQRLEGIGKSS, encoded by the coding sequence ATGGGTAATAAACAATATCACAAGTTATTTCTATTTGCTGTGTTAGGCATCGTGCTGGCGGTGCTGTTGTATCTGGGCTTGACGCAAAAACCGGTGGTGCCGGCGCTCGCCATGACCGACTTGTCGGGTAAGCCTGTCGTTCTGGAGCAGTTGCGCGGTAAAACAGTGCTGGTGAATTTCTGGGCGACGAGCTGCCCGGGTTGCGTGAAAGAAATGCCGCAATTAGCCGATACCTACAAGCAATATCATGCTAAAGGTTTTGAAGTGGTAGCCGTTTCCATGAGTTACGATGCGCCAGAGCATGTGCGCCAGTTTGTGGCGGAGCGCGGTTTGCCGTTTCCGGTGGTGATGGACAGTCAGGGGGATATTGCACGGGCATTCGGTGAAGTGAAATTAACGCCCACTTCATTCCTGATTGATAATGAAGGGCATATCATAGAGCAGACTATAGGCGATCTGGATTTTGTGAAGTTGCGGCAACGCTTGGAAGGGATAGGCAAATCATCATGA
- a CDS encoding DUF4197 domain-containing protein yields MRRIVIFFMMLVINTAAFAAGVDNITDTQASSGLKQALIQGATNAVNQLGRSGGFQDNPQIKIPLPPSLQKVEGIMRTLGQGQAFDDLNLAMNRAAEASVPAAKTLLINAVKNMTLTDAKNVLTGGDSAGTEYFRKNSEMKLQQTFLPIVSRYTQKLGLAQQYNQLAGQAAQFGLVNQQDANIERYITQKTLDGLYLTIANEERSLRANPVQYTSNMASKYGSTILKTVFGAIQQ; encoded by the coding sequence ATGCGCCGAATTGTCATCTTTTTTATGATGCTTGTCATTAATACTGCCGCTTTCGCCGCTGGCGTCGATAACATCACCGACACCCAGGCAAGCAGCGGTTTAAAACAGGCGCTAATACAAGGTGCAACCAACGCGGTCAACCAACTCGGACGCAGCGGTGGTTTTCAGGACAATCCCCAAATCAAAATTCCACTGCCCCCCAGTTTGCAAAAAGTAGAAGGCATCATGCGCACCCTGGGTCAGGGCCAAGCCTTCGATGACCTGAACCTGGCCATGAACCGTGCTGCTGAGGCTTCCGTACCCGCCGCCAAGACTTTACTCATTAATGCTGTCAAGAACATGACACTGACTGACGCAAAAAATGTACTCACTGGCGGCGATAGCGCTGGCACTGAATATTTCCGCAAAAACTCGGAAATGAAATTACAGCAAACATTTCTGCCTATTGTAAGCCGATATACCCAGAAGCTGGGGCTGGCACAGCAATATAATCAACTGGCCGGACAAGCTGCTCAATTCGGCCTGGTTAATCAGCAAGATGCCAATATAGAACGCTATATTACCCAAAAGACCCTGGATGGCCTTTATCTGACCATCGCCAACGAAGAAAGATCCCTGCGCGCCAATCCGGTACAATATACCAGCAACATGGCCAGTAAATATGGCAGCACGATTTTAAAAACCGTATTCGGCGCTATCCAGCAATAA
- a CDS encoding type 1 glutamine amidotransferase domain-containing protein gives MAHVLFILTAADSLPLNDGSVIATGFWAQEFVPAHHLFLEHGHQISIATPKGKPAALDKNCFAPEFHEHDLGRILNLREQLNDIDAWRAPLSLERIALTGVKYDAVFFPGGHGPMVDLIDSAAAGTLVKRTLANQGLIGAICHGPAGLIPAQHEGRWLFADYQLTCFSPEEERLAGLSQRLPKLLADQLSELGGKLSFAAPGTEHVVIDRQLYTGQNPASADKLAYHMARQLKKMSSLNKNACEAPCD, from the coding sequence ATGGCACACGTTCTCTTTATTCTCACTGCGGCAGACAGCTTGCCACTCAATGACGGCAGCGTCATTGCCACCGGATTCTGGGCGCAGGAATTCGTTCCTGCACACCATCTGTTTCTGGAGCATGGCCACCAAATCAGCATCGCCACACCCAAAGGCAAGCCGGCCGCACTCGACAAAAACTGCTTTGCACCTGAATTCCATGAGCACGATCTGGGCCGCATCCTCAATTTGCGCGAACAGCTCAACGATATTGATGCCTGGCGCGCACCGTTATCGCTCGAGCGTATCGCTCTCACCGGCGTGAAATACGATGCCGTGTTTTTCCCCGGTGGCCATGGCCCCATGGTCGACCTGATCGACTCGGCAGCGGCAGGCACCCTGGTCAAGCGCACGCTGGCCAACCAAGGTTTGATCGGTGCCATCTGTCACGGCCCGGCAGGATTAATCCCCGCCCAGCACGAAGGGCGCTGGCTGTTTGCCGATTATCAGTTGACCTGTTTCAGCCCGGAAGAAGAGCGGCTCGCCGGTCTCAGCCAGCGCTTGCCCAAACTGCTGGCTGATCAACTAAGCGAACTTGGTGGAAAACTGAGTTTTGCAGCACCGGGTACTGAGCACGTGGTTATCGACCGTCAGCTCTATACCGGCCAGAATCCGGCTTCGGCAGATAAACTTGCCTACCATATGGCACGTCAACTGAAAAAAATGAGTTCGCTCAACAAAAATGCGTGTGAGGCACCGTGTGACTAA
- a CDS encoding circularly permuted type 2 ATP-grasp protein — MDQTAKTTSVSLIFDEMYTTAGEVRHHYQDIATQLFALPLEALAQKQREAEMLFRRLGITFAVYGEAAGAERLIPFDIVPRVFGSQEWARLERGLKQRVQALNTFLHDIYHEQNIIKAGIIPAEQVLNNNLYRPEMCGVDLPNQVYAHIAGIDLVRVAENDFYVLEDNLRTPSGVSYMLENRKTMMRLFPDLFATLSVAPVDHYPQLLLDTLRESAPAYIRDPVIVVMTPGAYNSAYFEHAFLASQMGVELVEGKDLFVHDYKVYMHTTEGPQQVHVIYRRVDDDFLDPTVFRPDSSLGVPGLVEAYCRGNVALANAIGTGVADDKSTYMYVPAMIEFYLGEKPILSNVPTWQLQKPEDLRYVLAHLPELVVKEVQGSGGYGMLVGPTSTPQEIAAYRERILASPANFIAQPTLALSTCPTLVEAGVAPRHVDLRPFVLSGKEIRLAPGGLTRVALAEGSLIVNSSQGGGTKDTWVLED; from the coding sequence ATGGATCAAACCGCCAAAACAACTTCTGTATCGCTGATATTTGACGAAATGTACACCACCGCAGGCGAGGTGCGCCATCATTATCAGGACATCGCAACACAACTGTTTGCACTCCCTCTGGAAGCTTTGGCGCAAAAGCAGCGTGAAGCCGAGATGCTGTTCCGACGCCTAGGTATTACCTTCGCTGTTTATGGTGAAGCTGCTGGCGCAGAACGTTTAATCCCCTTTGATATTGTGCCGCGCGTGTTTGGTTCGCAGGAATGGGCACGACTGGAGCGCGGCTTAAAACAGCGGGTACAAGCGCTCAACACCTTTCTGCATGATATTTATCACGAGCAAAATATCATTAAAGCCGGCATCATCCCCGCCGAGCAGGTGCTGAATAACAACCTGTACCGCCCCGAGATGTGCGGTGTTGATCTGCCCAATCAGGTCTACGCGCATATCGCAGGCATCGATCTGGTACGCGTCGCCGAAAACGATTTTTATGTGCTGGAAGATAATCTGCGCACGCCATCCGGCGTGTCGTATATGCTGGAAAACCGTAAAACCATGATGCGGTTATTTCCCGACCTGTTTGCGACTCTTTCCGTCGCCCCGGTCGACCATTATCCCCAATTGCTACTCGACACCCTGCGTGAATCAGCGCCCGCTTATATCCGCGATCCGGTCATCGTGGTGATGACACCCGGCGCGTACAACAGCGCCTACTTTGAACACGCTTTCCTCGCCAGTCAGATGGGCGTGGAACTGGTCGAAGGCAAGGATTTATTTGTGCATGATTACAAAGTCTATATGCACACCACCGAAGGGCCGCAGCAGGTGCATGTGATTTACCGGCGGGTGGATGATGACTTCCTCGACCCTACCGTATTCCGCCCGGATTCCTCGCTGGGCGTACCGGGACTGGTTGAAGCTTACTGTCGCGGCAATGTGGCGCTGGCCAACGCCATCGGTACCGGCGTAGCGGATGACAAATCCACCTATATGTACGTGCCCGCCATGATCGAATTTTATCTGGGGGAGAAACCTATCCTGTCCAATGTACCGACTTGGCAACTACAAAAACCCGAAGATTTGCGCTATGTACTCGCCCATTTACCAGAACTGGTGGTCAAGGAAGTACAAGGCTCCGGTGGCTATGGCATGCTGGTTGGCCCAACCAGCACCCCGCAGGAAATAGCAGCCTATCGTGAACGTATTCTGGCATCACCCGCGAATTTTATTGCCCAGCCCACCCTGGCTCTTTCAACCTGTCCGACTCTAGTGGAAGCCGGCGTAGCACCGCGGCATGTCGATTTGCGCCCATTCGTTTTATCCGGCAAAGAAATTCGCCTGGCTCCCGGTGGCCTGACGCGTGTAGCTCTGGCAGAAGGCTCATTGATCGTTAACTCGTCGCAAGGCGGCGGCACCAAAGACACCTGGGTATTGGAGGACTAA
- a CDS encoding alpha-E domain-containing protein, with amino-acid sequence MLSRTADHLFWMARYIERAENTARVLDVTHNTSLLPDDTEGAETHLWYAPLNISGCAEAYLTKHQLVESRAVNRFIALDPDNPASIYTSLMLARENARAVRGAITSEMWESINATWLELNRMMPTIDHANPSGFFDWVKERSHLFRGVTLGTILKDDALNFIRLGTFLERADNTARILDVKYHILLPSVKEVGGAADYYQWGALLRSVSAFEAYRKVYRDVITPQRVAELLILRADMPRSLHACLNEVDTTLEIINGISGRESRRRAGELHAALHFARIEDIFNQGLHEYLTDFLEKTDLLGQEIRSSYLAHRLEFIPVATQKMLAQVQ; translated from the coding sequence ATGTTATCACGTACAGCTGATCATTTATTCTGGATGGCACGCTATATCGAACGCGCCGAGAACACCGCACGCGTGCTGGATGTCACCCACAACACATCGTTACTACCCGACGACACCGAAGGGGCAGAAACGCATCTGTGGTACGCCCCGCTGAATATTTCCGGTTGCGCCGAGGCTTATCTGACCAAACATCAGCTGGTGGAATCCCGCGCGGTCAACCGGTTTATTGCGCTGGACCCGGACAACCCGGCCAGTATTTACACCAGCCTGATGCTGGCGCGTGAAAATGCACGTGCAGTACGTGGCGCCATCACTTCAGAGATGTGGGAAAGCATCAACGCCACCTGGCTGGAACTGAACCGCATGATGCCCACCATCGATCACGCCAATCCGTCCGGTTTTTTCGACTGGGTCAAGGAGCGCTCCCATCTGTTCCGCGGTGTCACCCTGGGTACCATCCTCAAGGATGATGCGCTGAATTTCATTCGTCTCGGCACCTTCCTGGAGCGCGCGGACAACACGGCACGTATCCTCGATGTCAAATACCACATTCTATTGCCCAGCGTAAAAGAGGTAGGCGGTGCTGCCGATTATTATCAATGGGGCGCGCTGCTCAGATCGGTCAGCGCTTTCGAAGCCTACCGCAAGGTTTACCGCGATGTCATTACCCCGCAACGCGTCGCCGAACTGCTGATTTTGCGGGCGGATATGCCGCGTTCGCTGCATGCCTGCCTGAATGAGGTGGATACCACGCTGGAAATCATCAACGGTATCAGCGGGCGTGAATCACGCCGCCGTGCCGGAGAGTTGCATGCGGCACTGCACTTTGCCCGCATCGAAGATATTTTCAATCAGGGTTTGCACGAATACCTGACTGATTTTCTGGAAAAAACTGACCTGCTCGGACAGGAAATCCGCTCCAGTTATTTGGCGCATCGCCTTGAATTCATTCCTGTCGCCACGCAAAAAATGCTGGCGCAGGTACAGTAA
- a CDS encoding proteasome-type protease, with translation MTYCVALKLNTGLVFASDSRTNAGVDQVASFKKMRSFVRPGDRAMVILSSGNLSITQSAVNLLEQRGRHADKSNIWNAESMFDVAMLLGECMREVRDRDGPFLLQSSVDIGANFILGGQIKDEAPRLFLVYAEGNFIEATEATPFFQIGETKYGKPIIDRVIQAGTSLMDAIKCVLVSFDSTMRSNISVGMPIDLACYSTDSLSLDRVYKIGQGDPYFTSISQRWSEGLRGVFASLPDPDWGCPTTDTHSTPPP, from the coding sequence ATGACTTATTGCGTAGCGCTTAAACTCAACACCGGATTAGTGTTTGCTTCAGATTCACGCACCAACGCAGGGGTAGACCAGGTTGCCAGTTTCAAGAAAATGCGCAGTTTTGTCAGGCCCGGTGACAGGGCGATGGTCATCCTCAGCTCGGGGAATTTATCCATAACCCAAAGCGCGGTAAATCTGCTCGAACAGCGTGGTCGTCATGCGGATAAAAGCAACATCTGGAATGCCGAATCGATGTTCGATGTCGCCATGTTATTAGGCGAATGCATGCGCGAAGTACGTGACCGCGACGGCCCATTTTTATTGCAGAGCAGCGTGGATATCGGTGCCAACTTCATCCTCGGCGGCCAGATTAAGGACGAAGCACCACGCCTGTTTCTGGTTTACGCAGAGGGTAATTTTATCGAGGCCACCGAGGCCACGCCTTTTTTCCAGATTGGCGAAACCAAATATGGCAAACCGATTATCGACCGGGTCATTCAGGCGGGAACATCGCTGATGGATGCCATCAAATGCGTGCTGGTGTCATTTGATTCCACCATGCGCAGCAATATCTCGGTTGGCATGCCCATCGATCTGGCCTGCTATAGCACAGATAGTTTAAGCCTGGATCGGGTATACAAAATTGGCCAGGGCGATCCCTACTTCACCAGCATCAGTCAACGCTGGAGCGAAGGGTTGCGGGGCGTATTTGCCTCGCTGCCTGATCCGGACTGGGGCTGCCCGACAACTGACACCCACTCGACACCACCGCCATGA